The Accipiter gentilis chromosome 9, bAccGen1.1, whole genome shotgun sequence genome includes a region encoding these proteins:
- the PRKG1 gene encoding cGMP-dependent protein kinase 1 isoform X3 has protein sequence MKILKKRHIVDTRQQEHIRSEKQIMQSAHSDFIVRLYRTFKDSKYLYMLMEACLGGELWTILRDRGSFEDSTTRFYTACVVEAFAYLHSKGIIYRDLKPENLILDHRGYAKLVDFGFAKKIGFGKKTWTFCGTPEYVAPEIILNKGHDISADYWSLGILMYELLTGSPPFSGPDPMKTYNIILRGIDMIEFPKKIAKNAANLIKKLCRDNPSERLGNLKNGVKDIQKHKWFEGFNWEGLRKGTLTPPIIPSVASPTDTSNFDSFPEDSDEPPPDDNSGWDIDF, from the exons atgaaaatactgaagaaacGTCACATCGTGGACACGAGGCAGCAGGAGCACATCCGCTCAGAGAAGCAGATCATGCAGAGCGCGCACTCGGACTTCATCGTGAG GCTCTACAGGACATTCAAAGACAGCAAGTACCTGTACATGCTGATGGAAGCCTGTCTGGGTGGAGAGCTCTGGACAATTCTCAGGGACAG AGGTTCATTTGAGGATTCAACAACCAGGTTTTACACGGCATGTGTGGTCGAAGCTTTTGCCTACTTGCATTCCAAAGGGATCATTTATAGGGACCTCAAGCCAGAAAACCTCATTCTGGATCATCGAGGTTACGCCAAACTG GTTGATTTtggctttgcaaagaaaataggatttggaaagaaaacatggaCTTTTTGTGGAACCCCGGAGTACGTAGCCCCCGAGATCATCCTGAACAAAGGTCATGACATTTCGGCAGACTACTGGTCACTGGGAATCTTAATGTATGAACTCCTGACTGGCAG TCCCCCTTTCTCAGGCCCAGACCCCATGAAGACCTATAACATCATATTAAGGGGAATAGACATGATTGAATTTCCAAAGAAGATTGCCAAAAATGCtgctaatttaattaaaaaactaTGCAG GGACAATCCATCAGAAAGATTAGGGAACTTGAAAAATGGAGTGAAAGATATCCAAAAGCACAA ATGGTTTGAAGGCTTTAACTGGGAAGGGTTACGAAAAGGGACACTGACGCCTCCTATAATACCAAGT GTTGCATCTCCAACAGACACAAGCAATTTTGACAGCTTCCCAGAGGACAGTGATGAACCACCCCCTGACGACAACTCAGGATGGGACAtagatttttaa